From the Sphingobium sp. RAC03 genome, the window CTCTCGCTGCGCTTCGACCTGCCCGGCCGGTCGATCGTCTATACCGGCGACACCGGCCCCAGCGCGGCGGTCGAAAAACTAGCCAAGGGCGCGGACCTCCTTGTCAGCGAGATGATCGACATGGACGGCACGCTGGCCAATGTCGCGCGCAATTCGCCGAACATGCCAGCCCCCGCCAAGCAGCAACTCGAACAGCATCTCTCCACCCATCATCTGACCCCCGATGCGGTCGGACGGCTCGCCGCTGGCGCCGGCGTCAAGTCGCTGGTGGTCACCCATTTCGCCGCAGGCACGCCCGATCCGGCGCGCACCCGCAGCTATGTCACCCAGATCCGCACGCATTTTCGCGGGCCGATCGCCATCGCCAATGATCTCGACCGTTTCTGAAAGGCACTTCATGCAAGCCTGTAATATCCTCGTCATCGGTGGCGGCATCGGTGGCCTGACCGCCGCCATCGCCCTGCGCGCGCGCGGCTTTGCTGTCACGGTGATCGAACGCGATCCCGACTGGTCGGTCTATGGCGTCGGCATCATCCAGCAATCGAACGTCATCCGCGCCATGTCGCAACTCGGCCTCATCGACGAATATGTCTCGGCAGGCGTCGGCTTCGACGCGGTCGAAATCTACACCCCCACTGGCGTCCGCGTCGCGCGCGTCCCCACCCCCCGGCTGGTCGATGGCTATCCCGCCAATATGGGCATCGGCCGTCCTGCCCTGCACAAGATGCTGGGCGACCGCACGATCGCCAGCGGCGCGCATGTGCTGCTGGGCGTCACCGCGACCGAATGGAACGACGATGGCGAAGGGGTGGACGTCCGCTTCTCGAACGGCTCATCCGAACGCTACGACCTGGTGATCGGCGCCGACGGCGTCTATTCGCAGACCCGCGCGATGCTCTTCCCCGACGCCCCGCGCCCCGAATTTACCGGTCAGGCAGTCTGGCGCTACAATCTGCCACGCCCGGCCGATCTCGACGCGCTGCACGTCTATAACGGTCCCACCGGCGTCGGGCTGGTGCCGATCTCCAACGACCTCATGTATATCTATGTGACCACCCCTGAACCCGGCAACCCGCGCTACCCGCGCGAGGGGCAGGCGGCACTGATGCGCTCGAAGATGAGCGGCTGCGCGCCCTTCATTCAGCAACTGGCCGAACAGATCGTCGATGATGCAGGCGTCGTCTATCGCCCGCTCGAAGCGATGATGATCGACGGTCCCTGGCACAAGGGCCGGATCGCGCTGCTGGGCGATGCCGTCCACGCCACCACGCCGCATCTCGGCCAAGGCGCGGGCATGGCGATCGAGGACAGTCTGGTGCTGGCCGAAGAACTCGCCACCCATGACGATATCGAAGCGGCCTTGAGCGCCTATCACGACCGTCGCCTGGAGCGCTGCGCCTATATCGTCCGTTCCAGCATCGCCATCTGCATGGGCCAGATCGGCAAAGGCCCGCCGGTCGACAATGCCAAGGCGACCCAGGAAATGTTCGACGTCGTCGCGCAGCCGATCTGACCTCGAAGCAGGAGCAAGGGCGATGCGACACGCGACAACCCGCCATGGCGTGATCCTCATGCTGGCGGCGGTGATGCCGACCATGGCGATCATCGCGCTGGTCCCCGTCCTGCCCTTGCTTCTGCGCGAATTTGCCGACGTGCCGGGCGCGGCAGTGCTGGTGCCGATGGCGCTGACCGTGCCTGCCCTGTGCGTGGCGCTGTTCTCGCCGCTCGCAGGCTGGCTGTCCGATCGGCTGGGGCGCAAGCGGCTGCTGATCGGCGCGCTGCTGGGCTATGCGGGCTTCGGCCTGCTGCCGCTCCTGCTCGACAGCCTCTATGCCATCTTCGCTGTGCGCGTCGCACTGGGATTGGCCGAAGCGGTGATCATGACCGTCGCGACCGCCATGGTCGGCGATTATTTTGAGGGCGAACGGCGCGAACGCTGGGTGTCGATCCAGATCGCAACCGCCAGCGTCAGCGCGATCGCCCTGATCGCCATGGGCGGCGCACTGGGCGAACTCTTCGGCTCGCGCGGTCCGTTCTGGATGTATCTCCTCGCCCTGCCAGTGGCCGCCGCCGCTGCCATCATCCTGTTCGAACCGCATAAGGTCGCCAAGGCACGGACTGGACTGCCCGACCCATCGGTGCTGCGGAGTATCGGTGGCCTTGTCGCCATAACCTTCGGCATCGGCCTGCTCTTCTACACGATCGTCGTGCAACTCGGCCCCGTGATCGAGGCGACCGGCGTAACGTCCCCCGCGCTGATCGGCGTGGCCGGGGCCGCCGCCAATGTCGGCGTCATGCTCGGCTCGCTGCTGTTCGGTCGGGTCAAGGCGCGGCCCGCGCCGCACCTGCTCGCCTGGGGCTTGCCGCTGGTGGCGCTCGGCTATGTCGGCGTCGCCCTCTCCACGGATTTCGCCCTGACGGTCGCGTCCTCCGTCGTCATCTGCATCGGCAACGGGCTGATGCTGCCGACCATGCTGGCCTGGGTATTGCGCCGACTGCCGCCCGCCACGCGCGGGCGCGGCACGGGTGTATGGACCGGCGCCTTCTTCCTGGCGCAGTTCGTCGCGCCGATCGTCGCGACGGCCTTATCCAGCCTGCTCGGCGGGATGGCAGGCACCTTCCTTTTCTTCAGCGCAGCCGCGGCGATCGGTGCAGGCGTCGCCCTGCTGCGCTAAGGACAAGCACAGCCAAATCTTCAAGGAGTAACATCATGACCACCCCCGTTCGCCGCGTCGTGACCGGCCATAATGCCCAAGGGCTGGCCATCATCCAGGAAGATGGCGCTGCGCCGCGCGTCCAGCAGGTCGGCGGCCCGGCCGGGCCGATGTTTCATGAAATCTGGAATACCCAGGCAACCCCCGCGCCGATCGACGCCGCATCGGGCGAACCGGCCGAAGACGGCATCAAGCTCGCCCCGCCCAAGGGCGGCACCCGCATCCGCGTACTCGACATTCCGCCCGAAGGCGACACCATCCGCACCATGTCGCCCGAAGAGGCCCGCGCCCATTTCGCCGAAGTGGGTGCCAGCGACGCCTCCGCCCATAGCGGCGAAACCACCCGCCATGCCCTGATGCACCGCACCGAAACCATCGATTATGGCATCGTGCTGGAAGGCGAACTGGTCTTGATCATGGACGAAGGCGAAACCACCGTCCGCGCCGGCGACATCGTGATTCAGCGCGGCACCAACCATGGCTGGTCCAACCGCTCGGACAGCAATTGCCGTATCGCCTTCATCCTGATCGACGGCGCGTTCGAGCCAGACCTGCAGCGGTAATGCGGATCGCCATCACCGGGGCGGCCGGGTTCGTCGGCCAGGCGGTCGTCCGCCAACTGCGCCAGAGCCGCCCCGATGTGGATCTGCTGCTGGCGGATCGGGCTTTCACCGGCCGGTCCGCCTATCCGACGCTCGTCGGCGACCTGACCGACCCGGCGATCGTCCGCGCGCTAT encodes:
- a CDS encoding FAD-dependent oxidoreductase, with translation MQACNILVIGGGIGGLTAAIALRARGFAVTVIERDPDWSVYGVGIIQQSNVIRAMSQLGLIDEYVSAGVGFDAVEIYTPTGVRVARVPTPRLVDGYPANMGIGRPALHKMLGDRTIASGAHVLLGVTATEWNDDGEGVDVRFSNGSSERYDLVIGADGVYSQTRAMLFPDAPRPEFTGQAVWRYNLPRPADLDALHVYNGPTGVGLVPISNDLMYIYVTTPEPGNPRYPREGQAALMRSKMSGCAPFIQQLAEQIVDDAGVVYRPLEAMMIDGPWHKGRIALLGDAVHATTPHLGQGAGMAIEDSLVLAEELATHDDIEAALSAYHDRRLERCAYIVRSSIAICMGQIGKGPPVDNAKATQEMFDVVAQPI
- a CDS encoding MFS transporter translates to MRHATTRHGVILMLAAVMPTMAIIALVPVLPLLLREFADVPGAAVLVPMALTVPALCVALFSPLAGWLSDRLGRKRLLIGALLGYAGFGLLPLLLDSLYAIFAVRVALGLAEAVIMTVATAMVGDYFEGERRERWVSIQIATASVSAIALIAMGGALGELFGSRGPFWMYLLALPVAAAAAIILFEPHKVAKARTGLPDPSVLRSIGGLVAITFGIGLLFYTIVVQLGPVIEATGVTSPALIGVAGAAANVGVMLGSLLFGRVKARPAPHLLAWGLPLVALGYVGVALSTDFALTVASSVVICIGNGLMLPTMLAWVLRRLPPATRGRGTGVWTGAFFLAQFVAPIVATALSSLLGGMAGTFLFFSAAAAIGAGVALLR
- a CDS encoding cupin domain-containing protein, whose translation is MTTPVRRVVTGHNAQGLAIIQEDGAAPRVQQVGGPAGPMFHEIWNTQATPAPIDAASGEPAEDGIKLAPPKGGTRIRVLDIPPEGDTIRTMSPEEARAHFAEVGASDASAHSGETTRHALMHRTETIDYGIVLEGELVLIMDEGETTVRAGDIVIQRGTNHGWSNRSDSNCRIAFILIDGAFEPDLQR